A DNA window from Anastrepha obliqua isolate idAnaObli1 chromosome 5, idAnaObli1_1.0, whole genome shotgun sequence contains the following coding sequences:
- the LOC129247951 gene encoding DNA-directed RNA polymerase I subunit RPA2 yields the protein MKMYPTLTNSRPDFKKIPDKLNEHLENLGAPHLDSFNEMLTIGLNNCAKYMTPVSFKTPAGEQIELRVESIQIARPQVPMAVIDVKTRLIYPTESRQSHTSYMGMCTVRVGWTVDGLEKAPINVDLGEVPIMLKSNACNLGALTPEEMVKHGEHDTEWGGIFVIKGNERIIRMLLMSRRNYPIAVKRSTWKDRGANFSEIGVMVRTVREDETSFNNVLHFLNNGTAKLMFSQMKRLSYVPICLILRCLVDYSDEQIYRNLVRGYEKDQYYVSCVQTMLRDVHGEGLHTHNDCKAYLGKIFKSRFPEVPEWKTDVDVTDFILNERILIHLNTHKEKFDLLVFMVQKLFQCAQGNYKIENVDAVMMQEVLLAGHLYQKFLADRVDLWLQYAKKYVMKRLEAPDALITPPLLTTCLRNGGGVSHAMESFLATGNAPSRSGLGLMQNTGLVVMAENINRIRYMSHFRAVHRGSYFLTMRTTEARQLLPDAWGYICPVHTPDGAPCGLLNHLTMSCRISRIPKKELVEAIPKYLIEMGMIPLESEMYDANAKLFVVLLEGKLLGHIRQVDAEKIVNRLRSLKIEGYLPKMMEIAYIPYKAKGQFPGLFLFVGPTRLMRPVRNLALGKIEYIGSLEQVYMDIAIDLKEFYPGFTTHMELSKTEFMSNLANLIPMPDYNQSPRNMYQCQMGKQTMGTPCLNWPKQASNKLYRLQTPTTPLFRPVHHDNIRLDDFAMGTNAIVAVISYTGYDMEDAMIINKSAHERGFAYGSIYKSKFIELEGNSYFARSPHLPELSKILDNDGLPHAGTKLYHGCPLYCYFDMDSSNYKVVKLDEKEDCVVDSVRYCGSFKANARRLVCVTIRIPRPPTIGDKFASRAGQKGICSQRYPAEDLPFSETGLIPDIVFNPHGFPSRMTIAMMIETMAGKSAALHGLVHDATPFRFSEKHTAIDYFGRLLEAGGYNYYGTERLYSGVDGREMTADIFFGVVHYQRLRHMVFDKWQVRSTGPVDAITQQPIKGRKRGGGVRFGEMERDALISHGAAFLLQDRLFHNSDKTHTLVCSKCGSILAPMQKIIKRTETGKLQSMPDTCRLCGDGSAVGHIEIPFSFKYLVTELSSVNINARFKLMTI from the exons ATGAAAATGTACCCAACCTTGACAAATAGTCGGCCTGACTTCAAAAAAATTCCAGATAAGCTGAACGAG CATTTGGAAAATTTGGGAGCTCCACATTTGGATTCTTTCAATGAAATGCTCACAATTGGTTTGAACAATTGCGCAAAATACATGACGCCTGTTAGCTTTAAAACGCCAGCTGGTGAACAAATAGAGCTGCGCGTGGAAAGTATACAAATTGCTCGTCCACAAGTTCCAATGGCGGTAATAGATGTAAAGACTCGCTTGATATATCCTACTGAGTCACGACAATCGCATACCTCATACATGGGTATGTGCACAGTGCGGGTAGGTTGGACGGTGGATGGTTTGGAGAAGGCTCCAATAAATGTGGATCTGGGTGAAGTGCCGATTATGCTGAAATCCAATGCATGCAACCTTGGTGCACTAACACCAGAAGAAATGGTTAAACATGGAGAACACGATACCGAATGGGGTGGAATTTTTGTCATAAAAGGAAATGAAAGAATCATACGTATGTTGCTGATGAGCAGACGCAACTACCCGATTGCAGTTAAACGTTCCACGTGGAAAGATCGAGGAGCAAACTTTAGTGAAATTGGCGTAATGGTGCGCACAGTACGCGAAGATGAAACTTCATTTAATAATGTACTACATTTTCTTAATAATGGCACTGCAAAGTTGATGTTCTCTCAAATGAAAAGATTGTCTTATGTGCCCATATGTCTCATACTGAGATGCTTGGTTGATTATAGCGATGAGCAGATATACCGTAATTTGGTACGTGGTTATGAAAAGGACCAGTATTATGTTTCATGTGTACAAACAATGCTTAGAGATGTGCATGGCGAGGGGTTGCATACCCATAACGATTGCAAGGCATATTTGGgaaagatttttaaatcgaGATTTCCAGAGGTTCCTGAGTGGAAAACCGATGTGGATGTTACGGACTTCATTCTGAATGAAAGAATACTTATTCACTTGAATACACATAAAGAAAAGTTTGATTTGTTGGTATTTATGGTCCAAAAACTATTTCAATGTGCACagggaaattataaaattgaaaatgttgatGCAGTAATGATGCAAGAGGTTCTGCTTGCAG GCCActtatatcaaaaatttttggctGATCGTGTCGATCTGTGGCTGCAGTAtgctaaaaaatatgttatgaaACGTCTAGAGGCACCGGACGCATTAATAACACCACCTTTACTTACAACTTGTTTACGTAATGGAGGCGGCGTCTCGCACGCCATGGAATCTTTTCTTGCCACGGGCAACGCACCTTCGCGTTCTGGTTTGGGGCTTATGCAGAACACTGGCCTTGTCGTGATGGCTGAAAATATCAATCGCATTCGTTATATGTCTCACTTTCGTGCAGTACATCGTGGCTCATACTTTCTCACTATGCGTACAACAGAAGCACGTCAATTGCTGCCCGATGCTTGGGGCTACATTTGTCCTGTCCATACACCTGATGGTGCGCCTTGTGGTCTGCTTAATCACTTGACTATGTCGTGTCGCATATCGCGCATTCCGAAGAAGGAGCTAGTTGAG GCTATACCGAAGTATTTGATAGAAATGGGTATGATACCATTAGAGTCGGAAATGTATGATGCGAatgcaaaattatttgttgtattgTTGGAAGGCAAACTATTGGGCCACATACGTCAAGTAGACGCAGAGAAAATAGTAAATAGGTTACGTTCTTTAAAAATTGAAGGATATTTACCCAAAATGATGGAAATCGCATATATACCTTATAAAGCGAAAGGTCAATTTCCAGGATTGTTTCTCTTTGTTGGACCCACGCGCCTTATGCGTCCAGTACGAAACTTGGCGCTTGGAAAAATCGAATACATTGGTTCTCTAGAACAAGTATACATGGATATTGCAATCGATTTGAAGGAATTCTATCCCGGTTTTACCACACATATGGAATTGTCGAAAACGGAGTTTATGAGCAATTTGGCGAATTTAATTCCTATGCCAGACTACAATCAATCACCAAG AAACATGTACCAGTGTCAGATGGGTAAACAAACTATGGGTACGCCATGCCTTAACTGGCCTAAGCAAGCTAGTAATAAATTATACCGCTTACAAACCCCCACAACACCGCTCTTTCGACCAGTACACCATGATAATATAAGGCTTGATGACTTTGCGATGGGAACTAACGCTATTGTCGCTGTGATATCATACACAGGCTACGACATGGAGGATGCCATGATTATAAACAAGTCTGCCCATGAGCGCGGTTTTGCTTATGGCAGCATatacaaatcaaaatttatCGAACTAGAGGGTAATAGTTACTTTGCGCGCAGCCCACATTTGCCTGAACTTAGCAAAATATTGGACAATGACGGTTTGCCACACGCTGGCACAAAACTGTACCACGGCTGTCCTCTCTATTG CTACTTTGATATGGACTCATCGAATTATAAAGTTGTAAAACTAGATGAAAAAGAAGATTGTGTTGTGGATAGTGTACGCTATTGTGGTAGCTTTAAGGCGAACGCACGTCGTTTGGTATGTGTGACGATACGAATACCCCGCCCTCCGACAATTGGTGACAAATTTGCATCCCGTGCTGGCCAGAAAGGCATCTGCTCACAACGTTATCCGGCCGAGGATTTGCCCTTCAGTGAAACGGGGCTCATACCAGATATTGTTTTCAACCCACACGGTTTCCCATCACGTATGACAATCGCTATGATGATTGAAACAATGGCAGGCAAAAGTGCTGCCTTGCACGGACTCGTGCACGATGCAACACCGTTCCGCTTTTCAGAGAAACATACGGCAATCGATTACTTTGGCCGCTTACTGGAAGCGGGTGGTTACAATTACTATGGCACGGAACGTCTTTACTCGGGCGTGGATGGTCGTGAAATGACAGCAGACATTTTCTTTGGCGTAGTACATTATCAGCGACTACGTCACATGGTTTTCGATAAGTGGCAAGTGCGATCAACGGGTCCAGTCGATGCCATAACACAGCAACCCATAAAGGGTCGCAAGCGTGGCGGTGGTGTACGTTTCGGAGAGATGGAGCGTGATGCTTTGATTTCACATGGAGCCGCCTTTCTTCTGCAAGATCGTCTTTTCCACAACTCTGACAAGACGCATACATTAGTGTGCAGCAAGTGTGGTAGTATATTGGCACCAATGCAGAAGATCATCAAACGCACAGAGACTGGTAAATTGCAATCGATGCCAGACACTTGTCGTCTGTGTGGTGATGGTTCTGCTGTAGGTCACATTGAAATTCCGTTCTCGTTTAAATATTTGGTAACCGAGCTGAGCTCAGTAAACATTAATGCGAGATTTAAGTTAATGACTATCTAA
- the LOC129247052 gene encoding AP-2 complex subunit alpha, translating into MAPVRGDGMRGLAVFISDIRNCKSKEAEVKRINKELANIRSKFKGDKTLDGYQKKKYVCKLLFIFLLGHDIDFGHMEAVNLLSSNKYSEKQIGYLFISVLVNTNSDLIRLIIQSIKNDLQSRNPVHVNLALQCIANIGSRDMAESFSNEIPKLLVSGDTMDVVKQSAALCLLRLFRSSPDIIPGGEWTSRIIHLLNDQHMGVVTAATSLIDALVKRNPEEYKGCVNLAVSRLSRIVTASYTDLQDYTYYFVPAPWLSVKLLRLLQNYNPVTEEPGVRARLNETLETILNKAQEPPKSKKVQHSNAKNAVLFEAINLIIHSDSEPNLLVRACNQLGQFLSNRETNLRYLALESMCHLATSEFSHEEVKKHQEVVILSMKMEKDVSVRQMAVDLLYAMCDRGNAEEIVQEMLNYLETADYSIREEMVLKVAILAEKYATDYTWYVDVILNLIRIAGDYVSEEVWYRVIQIVINREEVQGYAAKTVFEALQAPACHENMVKVGGYILGEFGNLIAGDSRSAPLVQFKLLHSKYHLCSPMTRALLLSTYIKFINLFPEIRTNIQEVFRQHSNLRSADAELQQRASEYLQLSIVASTDVLATVLEEMPSFPERESSILAVLKKKKPGRVPENEIRESKSPAPNALAQNNILVNHKVNSNANADLLGLSTPPAGVNNTGGSGTLIDVLGDIYGNNNTATYNSKKFLFKNNGVLFENEMLQIGVKSEFRQNLGRLGLFYGNKTQTPLTNFMPVLQWGAEEALKLNVQVKSVDPTLEAGAQIQQLLTAECIEDYADTPTIEVNFRFNNVPQKFSIKLPLTLNKFFEPTEMNAESFFARWKNLGGEQQRAQKVFKAQQPLDLSGARNKLMGFGMQLLENVDPNPDNMVCAGIIHTQTQQVGCLLRLEPNKQAQMFRLTIRASKETVTREVCELLSDQF; encoded by the exons ATGGCACCTGTGCGGGGGGACGGTATGAGAGGTCTGGCGGTTTTTATATCGGATATAAGAAACT GTAAAAGTAAAGAGGCCGAAGTGAAGCGCATCAATAAGGAGCTCGCCAATATTCGCAGCAAATTTAAAGGCGATAAAACGCTCGACGGTTATCAAAAGAAGAAATATGTGTGTAAgctgttatttatttttctgctgGGGCACGACATCGACTTTGGCCATATGGAGGCGGTCAATTTACTTTCTTCGAACAAATATTCGGAAAAACAAATT GGCTACCTATTCATTTCGGTGTTGGTGAACACCAATAGCGATTTGATACGCTTGATCATACAATCGATCAAAAATGATTTGCAATCGCGCAATCCTGTACATGTGAATTTGGCTTTACAGTGTATTGCCAATATTGGTAGTCGGGATATGGCGGAGTCTTTCTCGAATGAAATACCAAAGTTATTGGTATCGGG TGATACAATGGACGTTGTAAAACAATCGGCTGCACTTTGTCTTCTACGTTTATTCCGCTCCAGTCCTGATATAATACCAGGTGGGGAATGGACATCTCGTATCATTCATTTGCTCAACGATCAACATATGGGCGTGGTTACGGCTGCTACTTCATTGATTGATGCACTTGTCAAGCGCAATCCCGAAGAGTATAAAGGTTGCGTAAATCTAGCCGTGTCACGTCTGTCGCGCATCGTTACTGCCAGCTATACGGATTTGCAGGATTACACATATTATTTTGTGCCAGCGCCGTGGTTGTCGGTGAAACTTTTGCGTTTGCTACAGAACTACAATCCAGTTACAGAGGAACCGGGTGTGCGTGCGCGTTTGAATGAAACGCTCGAGACGATTCTGAATAAGGCACAAGAGCCAccgaaaagtaaaaaagtccAACATTCGAATGCCAAGAATGCAGTGCTGTTCGAGgccattaatttaattattcataGCGATAGTGAGCCGAATTTGTTGGTGCGCGCTTGCAATCAGCTGGGACAGTTTTTGAGTAATCGCGAAACAAATTTGCGTTATTTAGCTTTGGAGTCTATGTGTCATTTGGCCACATCAGAATTCTCACATGAAGAGGTGAAGAAACATCAGGAGGTGGTCATCCTATCCATGAAG ATGGAAAAGGATGTTTCGGTGCGTCAAATGGCTGTGGATTTGCTGTATGCGATGTGCGATCGTGGTAATGCTGAAGAAATCGTGCAGGAAATGCTGAACTACTTGGAAACAGCTGACTACTCCATACGCGAAGAAATGGTGCTAAAAGTGGCCATTTTAGCTGAAAAATACGCTACTGATTACACTTG GTACGTTGATGTCATACTCAATCTGATACGTATTGCTGGCGATTATGTCTCTGAGGAAGTCTGGTATCGTGTTATACAGATCGTTATCAATCGGGAGGAAGTTCAAGGCTATGCAGCAAAAACTGTTTTCGAAGCTCTGCAGGCGCCGGCTTGCCATGAGAATATGGTTAAAGTAGGGGGTTACATTTTAGGCGAATTTGGCAATCTTATCGCTGGCGATTCACGTTCCGCTCCACTCGTACAATTCAAATTGTTACACTCGAAATATCACCTCTGCTCACCTATGACACGCGCATTGTTGCTGTCGACAtatattaaattcataaatctTTTCCCCGAGATACGCACCAACATTCAGGAAGTGTTCCGGCAACATAGTAATTTACGCTCCGCAGATGCCGAGTTGCAGCAGCGTGCTAGCGAATATTTGCAACTGAGTATTGTCGCGTCGACCGATGTGTTGGCGACTGTATTGGAAGAGATGCCATCATTCCCCGAGCGCGAAAGTTCCATTTTGGCTgttttgaagaagaaaaaacctGGCCGTGTGCCCGAGAATGAGATTCGCGAGTCGAAGAGTCCAGCACCGAATGCGTTGGCGCAAAATAATATCCTTGTAAATCACAA GGTGAATAGTAATGCTAATGCAGATTTGTTAGGTTTGAGCACACCGCCTGCTGGCGTAAATAATACGGGAGGCAGTGGCACTTTAATAGATGTGTTGGGCGATATCTATGGCAATAACAATACGGCGACTTACAACTCGAAGAAGTTTCTTTTCAAGAACAATGGAGTActctttgaaaatgaaatgctcCAGATCGGTGTGAAGAGCGAGTTCCGGCAAAACCTTGGACGTTTGGGACTATTTTATGGCAACAAGACACAAACACCGTTGACG AATTTCATGCCAGTACTTCAGTGGGGCGCAGAGGAGGCACTGAAACTTAACGTGCAAGTGAAATCCGTGGACCCCACACTGGAAGCTGGTGCACAAATTCAGCAATTACTCACCGCTGAATGCATTGAGGATTATGCGGATACACCCACCATCGAAGTGAACTTCCGCTTTAACAATGTGCCACAAAAATTCAGCATTAAATTACCACtgacattaaataaattttttgaaccaacggaAATGAATGCGGAATCGTTTTTCGCAAGATGGAAAAATTTGGGAGG CGAACAACAAAGAGCACAAAAGGTCTTCAAGGCACAACAACCACTGGATCTGTCTGGTGCGCGCAATAAGCTAATGGGATTCGGCATGCAACTATTGGAAAATGTTGACCCCAATCCCGATAATATGGTGTGTGCAGGTATCATACACACGCAAACGCAACAGGTTGGCTGTCTGTTGCGTCTGGAGCCGAATAAACAAGCGCAG atGTTTCGGCTGACTATACGCGCCAGCAAAGAAACAGTCACCCGCGAAGTATGTGAGCTGCTCTCAGATcagttctaa